A genomic segment from Tessaracoccus defluvii encodes:
- a CDS encoding multidrug effflux MFS transporter — translation METDLGRQFSRRRRIAIIVTLGLLTGLGPFTIDLYLPAFPVLKQEWSLTDSAVQVTLSATTLGFAMGQLFVGTLSDRFGRRLPLILCSSLHVISSVMVALAGSVEFLIVMRALQGVGAAGGAVVAMAMTRDLFSGKPLVVMLSRLALISGLAPIIAPIVGSWMVSFMPWRGVFWALAGYGLIIVLLVSLMTVETRPPAARTTGGVRSLARGFGVVAKDRVAAGAMMVAAFSFGGLFAYVSSSSVLLQEVYGLTVRGFGTVFAICSFGVFIGVQLGSRAAQRYGAQWVLVISTTLMIAASLGVLAVHAADVGHIPLVPALFLFTFGFGSSAPCTQLLVLQNHKERSGTAASLMGASSQIVGSLVGPLIGLVPMTSAVPMGTAMLICAVLATAALWLVLRPRTLPRGALT, via the coding sequence ATGGAAACCGATCTCGGGCGCCAGTTCTCGCGCCGCCGTCGCATCGCCATCATCGTCACGCTGGGCCTCCTGACCGGGCTGGGCCCCTTCACCATCGACCTGTACCTGCCGGCCTTCCCCGTGCTGAAGCAGGAGTGGTCGCTGACCGACTCCGCGGTCCAGGTCACCCTGTCCGCCACCACGCTCGGGTTCGCCATGGGCCAGCTGTTCGTCGGCACTCTGAGCGACCGCTTCGGGCGGCGGCTGCCGCTGATCCTCTGCTCGAGCCTGCACGTCATCTCCTCGGTCATGGTGGCGCTCGCCGGCAGCGTCGAGTTCCTCATCGTCATGCGCGCTCTCCAGGGCGTCGGGGCGGCAGGCGGCGCGGTCGTCGCCATGGCCATGACGCGCGACCTGTTCAGCGGCAAGCCGCTGGTCGTGATGCTGTCGAGGCTGGCGCTGATCTCCGGCCTGGCGCCCATCATCGCCCCGATCGTCGGCTCGTGGATGGTGAGCTTCATGCCGTGGCGTGGCGTCTTCTGGGCGTTGGCCGGCTACGGGCTGATCATCGTGCTGCTCGTCAGCCTCATGACCGTCGAGACACGGCCCCCCGCTGCGCGCACCACAGGCGGCGTCCGCTCGCTCGCCCGTGGCTTCGGTGTCGTCGCGAAGGACCGGGTCGCGGCCGGCGCCATGATGGTCGCCGCGTTCTCCTTCGGCGGGCTGTTCGCCTACGTGTCGAGCTCCTCGGTGCTGCTGCAGGAGGTGTACGGCCTCACCGTGCGCGGTTTCGGCACCGTCTTCGCGATCTGCTCGTTCGGCGTCTTCATCGGCGTGCAGCTCGGCAGCCGTGCGGCCCAGCGCTACGGGGCGCAGTGGGTGCTGGTCATCTCGACCACCCTGATGATCGCCGCGTCGCTGGGCGTGCTGGCGGTCCACGCCGCCGACGTCGGCCACATCCCGCTCGTGCCTGCCCTGTTCCTGTTCACATTCGGGTTCGGCTCGTCCGCGCCCTGCACGCAGCTGCTGGTGCTGCAGAACCACAAGGAGCGGTCCGGGACGGCCGCCTCCCTCATGGGCGCCTCGTCCCAGATCGTGGGCTCGCTGGTCGGTCCGCTGATCGGTCTGGTCCCCATGACGAGCGCAGTGCCGATGGGCACCGCAATGCTGATCTGCGCCGTGCTCGCCACCGCGGCACTGTGGCTGGTGCTGCGGCCCCGCACGCTCCCCCGCGGCGCGCTGACCTGA
- a CDS encoding replication-associated recombination protein A: MSFDLFGNLDPEPPQRGGSLSDSTNPQAPLAVRLRPRSLDEIVGQQHLLAPGSPLRRLADGQPMSVFLWGPPGVGKTTIASVVSQATQRRFVELSAVTAGVKEVRAELEEARRQLARGRDTVLFVDEVHRFSKAQQDVLLPAVENRLVTLIAATTENPSFSVISPLLSRSLLLRLQPLTTDDLRALLERALADERGLRTPAGDLFTLDGDAADMILRLAGGDARRALTYLEESAAATAAVGGTAIDAKAVESSADRAAVRYDKDGDQHYDIISAFIKSVRGSDVDAALHYLARMLEAGEDPRFIARRLMISASEDVGMAANGVLQTCVAAAQAVQLLGMPEARITLGHATVAAATAPKSNAAHVALEDAIADVRSGKGGLVPPHLRDAHYAGAEKLGHGKGYKYPHDYPHSVVAQTYLPDDLVGTRYYRPTDNGQEALIAERVTALRQLMDPGTVG, encoded by the coding sequence GTGTCGTTCGACCTCTTCGGCAACCTTGATCCCGAGCCACCCCAGCGGGGCGGTTCGCTGAGCGACTCCACGAACCCGCAGGCACCGCTCGCCGTGCGCCTACGCCCCCGGAGCCTCGACGAGATCGTCGGCCAGCAGCACCTGCTGGCTCCCGGCTCGCCGCTGCGACGGCTGGCGGACGGGCAGCCGATGTCCGTGTTCCTGTGGGGGCCTCCCGGCGTGGGGAAGACGACGATCGCCTCGGTCGTCTCGCAGGCCACGCAGCGGCGGTTCGTGGAGCTCTCGGCCGTCACCGCGGGCGTCAAAGAGGTGCGTGCCGAACTCGAGGAGGCCCGGCGCCAGTTGGCCAGGGGCCGCGACACGGTGCTGTTCGTCGACGAGGTCCACCGCTTCTCGAAGGCGCAGCAGGACGTCCTTCTGCCCGCCGTCGAGAACCGGCTCGTCACCCTGATCGCCGCCACGACGGAGAATCCCTCGTTCTCGGTGATCTCGCCCCTGTTGTCCCGCTCGCTCCTGCTGCGGCTCCAGCCGCTCACCACCGACGACCTCCGGGCCCTCCTGGAGCGCGCGCTCGCCGACGAGCGCGGGCTGCGCACGCCCGCGGGGGACCTGTTCACCCTCGACGGCGATGCCGCGGACATGATCCTCAGGCTGGCCGGGGGAGACGCCCGGAGGGCGTTGACGTACCTCGAGGAGTCCGCGGCCGCGACCGCCGCCGTCGGCGGGACGGCGATCGACGCGAAGGCGGTCGAGTCCTCGGCCGACCGCGCCGCCGTCCGCTACGACAAGGACGGCGACCAGCACTACGACATCATCTCCGCGTTCATCAAGTCGGTGCGCGGCTCCGATGTCGACGCTGCGCTCCACTATCTGGCCCGGATGCTGGAGGCGGGGGAGGACCCCCGGTTCATCGCCCGCCGGCTCATGATCTCGGCCTCGGAGGATGTCGGCATGGCCGCCAACGGCGTCCTGCAGACCTGCGTCGCCGCCGCGCAGGCCGTGCAGCTGCTGGGCATGCCGGAGGCCCGCATCACCCTCGGCCACGCCACCGTCGCGGCGGCCACCGCACCGAAGTCGAACGCGGCCCACGTCGCGCTCGAGGACGCCATCGCCGATGTCCGCTCCGGCAAGGGCGGGCTCGTCCCGCCCCACCTGCGGGACGCGCACTACGCGGGCGCCGAGAAGCTCGGCCATGGCAAGGGGTACAAGTATCCGCACGACTATCCCCACTCCGTCGTGGCGCAGACCTACCTGCCGGACGATCTCGTCGGGACGCGCTACTACCGGCCCACCGACAACGGCCAGGAGGCCCTGATCGCGGAGCGGGTGACGGCGCTGCGGCAACTCATGGACCCCGGGACCGTCGGCTAG
- a CDS encoding RelA/SpoT family protein, with protein MSEEGLGGAARLVTGPEQPRLRMRHRLARLGAVRSKSAVLDPLFRIVRSNHPKADTALLERAYRIAERYHEGQTRKSGDPYITHPLAVATILAELGMTEPVLVAALLHDTVEDTPYTLEQLRADFSDEVAHMVDGVTKLDKLTYGETAKAETIRKMIMATSEEVRVLVIKLADRLHNMRTIGYLRQDKQVRIATETLNIFAPLAHRLGMNTIKWELEDLSFATIEPKVYGEIADMVAQQAPGRERYLRELIAEFQGMLAEAKIQATVYGRPKHYYSIYQKMMVRGRDFRDIYDLIGLRVLVNDIKDCYAVLGVAHAGWKPIPGRFKDYIAGPKFNMYQSLHTTVLGANNEPVEFQIRTHEMHRRAEYGVAAHWKYKEDLRAGVTAEDAGLKAMHQLGVMSKETEDPSEFLDSVLFEINSDEIYVFTPKGEVMALPVGATPVDFAFAVHTEVGFRTIGARVNGRLVSLSTKLQQGDKVEILTSKAEGAGPSRDWLSFVVSSRARQKIRQHFSRERRDEALEHGKEILAKDLRRTGVPMQRLLTLENLTAVANELGQKDVPGLYVALGEAQISAQSVVEKLVQLHGGEEETVDTVTEDVVVRQRRRPVQDGAHVLVDGSDSMVAKFAKCCYPLPGDDIIGFVTKGDGVSVHRADCSNAPALRKEPERLVPVEWADMEAGSSFVVTIQIEGIDRARLLSDVSSTLSEEHLDILSVNIQTTRQRQFRGRFTFESADPTHLQHVINQIRRVPGVYDAYRISG; from the coding sequence ATGTCGGAAGAAGGTCTCGGAGGTGCGGCCCGGTTGGTGACCGGGCCGGAACAGCCGCGGCTGCGCATGCGGCACCGCTTGGCGCGGCTCGGCGCGGTGCGTTCGAAGTCGGCGGTCCTGGACCCCCTGTTCCGCATCGTCCGGTCGAACCACCCGAAGGCCGACACGGCACTGCTCGAGCGGGCCTATCGCATCGCCGAGCGCTACCACGAGGGGCAGACCCGCAAGTCGGGTGATCCGTACATCACGCATCCGCTCGCCGTCGCGACGATCCTGGCGGAGCTGGGCATGACGGAGCCGGTGCTGGTGGCGGCGCTGCTGCACGACACCGTCGAGGACACGCCCTACACGCTGGAGCAGCTGCGGGCCGACTTCTCCGACGAGGTTGCGCACATGGTCGACGGCGTGACCAAGCTCGACAAACTGACCTACGGGGAGACGGCCAAGGCGGAGACCATCCGCAAGATGATCATGGCCACCAGCGAGGAGGTCCGCGTCCTCGTCATCAAGCTGGCCGACCGGCTGCACAACATGCGCACCATCGGCTACCTGCGGCAGGACAAGCAGGTCCGCATCGCCACCGAGACGCTCAACATCTTCGCCCCGCTGGCCCACCGGCTGGGCATGAACACGATCAAGTGGGAGTTGGAGGACCTGTCCTTCGCCACGATCGAGCCGAAGGTCTACGGCGAGATCGCCGACATGGTCGCCCAGCAGGCCCCCGGCCGCGAACGCTACCTGCGGGAACTGATCGCCGAATTCCAGGGCATGCTGGCGGAGGCGAAGATCCAGGCCACCGTCTACGGCCGGCCGAAGCACTACTACTCGATCTACCAGAAGATGATGGTCCGCGGCCGCGATTTCCGCGACATCTACGACCTCATCGGGCTGCGTGTTCTCGTGAACGACATCAAGGACTGCTACGCGGTCCTCGGCGTCGCGCACGCGGGCTGGAAGCCGATCCCAGGCCGGTTCAAGGACTACATCGCCGGGCCGAAGTTCAACATGTACCAGTCGCTGCACACCACGGTGCTGGGCGCCAACAACGAGCCGGTCGAGTTCCAGATCCGCACGCACGAGATGCACCGGCGCGCTGAGTACGGTGTCGCGGCCCACTGGAAGTACAAGGAGGATCTCCGCGCCGGCGTCACCGCCGAGGATGCGGGCCTCAAGGCCATGCATCAGCTCGGCGTCATGAGCAAGGAGACCGAGGACCCCAGCGAGTTCCTCGACTCCGTGCTGTTCGAGATCAACTCCGACGAGATCTACGTCTTCACCCCGAAGGGCGAGGTGATGGCCCTGCCCGTCGGCGCCACCCCGGTCGACTTCGCCTTCGCCGTCCACACAGAGGTCGGGTTCCGCACCATCGGCGCCCGCGTCAACGGACGGCTCGTGTCGCTGAGCACCAAGCTGCAGCAGGGGGACAAGGTCGAGATCCTCACCTCGAAGGCCGAGGGTGCGGGGCCGAGCCGCGACTGGCTGAGCTTCGTCGTCTCGAGCCGCGCCAGGCAGAAGATCCGGCAGCACTTCTCGCGGGAGCGCCGCGACGAGGCGTTGGAACACGGCAAGGAGATCCTGGCCAAGGATCTGCGCCGCACCGGGGTGCCCATGCAGCGGCTGCTGACGCTCGAGAACCTGACGGCGGTGGCCAACGAGCTGGGCCAGAAGGATGTCCCGGGGCTCTACGTGGCCCTCGGCGAGGCGCAGATCAGCGCCCAGTCGGTCGTCGAGAAGCTCGTCCAGCTGCACGGCGGCGAGGAGGAGACGGTCGACACCGTCACCGAGGACGTCGTGGTGCGGCAGCGACGCCGTCCGGTCCAGGACGGCGCACACGTGCTCGTCGACGGGTCGGACTCGATGGTCGCCAAGTTCGCCAAGTGCTGCTATCCGCTGCCCGGCGACGACATCATCGGCTTCGTGACCAAGGGCGACGGCGTCTCCGTCCATCGGGCGGACTGCAGCAACGCCCCGGCGTTGCGGAAGGAGCCGGAACGGCTCGTCCCCGTGGAGTGGGCCGACATGGAGGCCGGCTCCAGCTTCGTCGTCACCATCCAGATCGAGGGCATCGACAGGGCCCGGCTGCTGTCGGACGTGTCGTCGACCCTGTCGGAGGAGCACCTCGACATCCTGTCGGTCAACATCCAGACCACGCGGCAGCGGCAGTTCCGGGGCCGGTTCACCTTCGAGTCGGCCGACCCCACGCACCTGCAGCACGTCATCAACCAGATCCGCCGGGTGCCGGGCGTCTACGACGCCTACCGCATCTCCGGCTGA
- a CDS encoding MBL fold metallo-hydrolase has translation MLIRTITASPWQSNCYLIVSDEDATQCIVVDPGITAAPLVTAELEARGWAPVAFFGTHGHIDHVGDAGILAERYGVPLYLAAPDQHLLTDPAAGLDPGNAGALRSLLPGVQLQAVEDVRDLTGPVAAAGLTVTPVPAPGHTEGSTLLRVTSADAEVVFTGDVLFAGTIGRTDMPGGSMNAMRSTLRMIPQAIDPEVALLPGHGGHTTLAVELTSNPYLQADRL, from the coding sequence GTGCTCATCAGGACCATCACCGCGTCGCCGTGGCAGTCGAACTGTTATCTGATCGTGTCCGACGAGGACGCCACGCAGTGCATCGTCGTCGATCCCGGCATCACGGCAGCGCCGCTCGTGACGGCGGAACTGGAGGCCAGGGGATGGGCCCCCGTGGCGTTCTTCGGGACGCACGGACACATCGACCATGTCGGTGACGCCGGCATTCTCGCCGAGCGGTACGGCGTGCCCCTGTATCTTGCGGCGCCCGACCAGCATCTGCTGACGGACCCGGCAGCCGGCCTTGATCCCGGCAACGCGGGGGCGCTGCGTTCGCTGCTTCCCGGCGTCCAGCTGCAGGCCGTCGAGGACGTGCGCGACCTGACCGGCCCCGTCGCGGCGGCCGGCCTGACGGTGACCCCTGTCCCTGCGCCGGGGCACACGGAAGGCTCCACGCTGTTGCGGGTCACCTCCGCCGACGCGGAGGTCGTCTTCACCGGCGACGTGCTCTTCGCGGGCACCATCGGGCGCACCGACATGCCCGGCGGTAGCATGAACGCGATGCGCAGCACCCTGCGGATGATTCCGCAGGCGATCGATCCGGAGGTTGCCCTGCTTCCCGGCCACGGCGGGCACACCACCCTCGCGGTCGAGCTGACATCGAACCCGTACCTGCAAGCCGACCGTCTGTGA
- a CDS encoding DUF349 domain-containing protein yields MSESQAPADFGRVDPDGTVYVISGGTERSVGQIPDSTPEEALAFYVRRFENLAAEVSLLESRVSAQALSPDEAKTAIAAVRGNVVDANAVGDLESLVTRLDALSDRLPAQIEARKAARAEQNAATQAAKEAMVTEAETLAAGNDWRGGVDRFRTLLEEWKALPRIDRPTDNELWHRFSSARTQYTRRRKAHFADLNQRRDSSKSLKEQIIAEAEPLAASTDWGATSAAFRDLMARWKAAGSARRAEDDALWTRFRAIQDEFFNARTASQNAMDGEQSENLAAKQELVDQVTADLEGVTDVEQAKSIHREFLAKFESLGHVPRGAMRDLDQRVRAISSKVADMEAEEWRRTDPEARRRAEDTVAMFETQIAKLQADLAKAEAAGDSRGVRDASRSIDTYTSWLDQARTTLAEFTA; encoded by the coding sequence ATGAGCGAATCGCAAGCGCCCGCCGACTTCGGCCGCGTCGATCCCGACGGCACGGTCTACGTCATCTCGGGTGGCACTGAACGAAGCGTCGGGCAGATCCCCGACTCCACCCCGGAAGAAGCCCTGGCCTTCTACGTGAGACGGTTCGAGAACCTCGCCGCCGAGGTCTCGCTGCTGGAATCCCGCGTCTCGGCCCAGGCATTGTCCCCCGACGAGGCGAAGACCGCCATCGCCGCCGTGCGCGGCAACGTGGTCGACGCGAACGCCGTCGGAGACCTCGAGTCGCTGGTGACGCGGCTCGACGCCCTCTCGGACCGGCTCCCGGCCCAGATCGAGGCACGCAAGGCCGCCCGGGCCGAGCAGAATGCCGCGACGCAGGCCGCCAAGGAGGCCATGGTCACCGAGGCGGAGACGCTGGCGGCCGGCAACGACTGGCGCGGAGGCGTGGACCGCTTCCGCACCCTGCTCGAGGAGTGGAAGGCGCTGCCGCGCATCGACCGCCCCACCGACAACGAGTTGTGGCACCGGTTCTCCTCGGCACGCACGCAGTACACACGCCGTCGCAAGGCCCACTTCGCCGATCTGAACCAGCGTCGGGACTCCTCGAAGTCCCTCAAGGAACAGATCATCGCCGAGGCCGAGCCGCTCGCCGCCTCGACCGACTGGGGCGCCACCTCGGCCGCCTTCCGGGACCTCATGGCCCGTTGGAAGGCCGCGGGCAGCGCCCGCCGGGCCGAGGACGATGCGCTGTGGACACGCTTCCGCGCCATCCAGGACGAGTTCTTCAACGCGCGCACCGCGTCGCAGAACGCCATGGACGGTGAGCAGTCGGAGAACCTGGCCGCGAAGCAGGAGCTGGTCGATCAGGTGACCGCGGACCTCGAGGGCGTCACGGACGTCGAACAGGCCAAGTCGATCCACCGAGAGTTCCTCGCCAAGTTCGAGTCTCTGGGACACGTGCCGCGGGGCGCCATGCGTGACCTCGACCAGCGCGTCCGCGCCATCTCCTCCAAGGTCGCCGACATGGAGGCCGAGGAGTGGCGCCGCACCGATCCGGAGGCCCGCCGCCGGGCCGAGGACACCGTCGCGATGTTCGAGACCCAGATCGCCAAGCTGCAGGCCGACCTGGCCAAGGCAGAGGCGGCCGGCGACAGCCGCGGTGTCCGCGACGCGTCCAGGTCGATCGACACCTACACCAGCTGGCTGGACCAGGCCCGCACCACACTGGCCGAGTTCACGGCCTGA
- a CDS encoding DUF948 domain-containing protein, translating to MTVGEIAGLIAAIAACVLVALAAVPLLKLGRVLDELRLAVRDVGHNSVPILQELKSTVVATNDELAKLSVVTEDASRVSGHATVVSENAAQLSTLFATTLGGPLVKTAAFTYGVRKAFKGRNGK from the coding sequence ATGACTGTTGGAGAGATCGCGGGCCTCATCGCGGCCATCGCGGCGTGCGTCCTCGTCGCGCTCGCGGCCGTGCCCCTGCTCAAGCTCGGCCGGGTCCTCGACGAGCTGCGGCTCGCCGTGCGTGACGTCGGCCACAACTCCGTGCCGATCCTCCAGGAGCTCAAGTCCACCGTCGTCGCCACCAACGACGAGCTCGCCAAGCTCAGCGTGGTCACCGAGGACGCGAGCCGCGTCTCTGGCCATGCCACGGTCGTCTCGGAGAACGCGGCCCAGCTGTCGACGCTGTTCGCCACCACGCTGGGTGGTCCCCTCGTCAAGACGGCGGCCTTCACGTACGGCGTGCGCAAGGCCTTCAAGGGACGGAACGGCAAGTGA
- the aspS gene encoding aspartate--tRNA ligase: MIRSHEAGELRASHVGQEVVLAGWVAKRRDHGGVAFIDLRDASGICQVVVRDEYLVSAGIHDLRNEFCIKVTGAVDARTPENVNPNIPTGEVEVAIRELEVLNPAAPLPFQIDERTTVGEEARLRYRYLDLRRPRQHEALVLRSKVTHTIRQVLDQHNFYDIETPTLTRSTPEGARDFIVPARLHPGKWYALPQSPQLFKQLLMVGGMERYYQIARCYRDEDFRADRQPEFTQLDIEMSFVDQDDVIALAEKVMAACWQLIGVEMPTPLPRMTWHDAMDNYGSDKPDLRFDLKIRELTEFFKDTPFRVFQAPYVGGVVMPGGASLPRRQFDAWQEWAKQRGAKGLAYITVGEDGTLGGPVAKNITEAERDGIAAVMDAKPGDAIFFGAGAREASQELLGAARLEIGRRTGLIDENAWSFLWVVDAPMFKSTADAQASGDVALGHGKWTAVHHAFTSPKPESMDTFDTDPGSALSYGYDFVCNGNEVGGGSIRIHRRDVQERVLAVMGISEDEAQEQFGFLIDAFQFGAPPHGGIAFGLDRLVMLLGGFDTIRDVIAFPKSGGGFDPLTEAPAAITPQQRKEAGVDAKPEPKDDAAAAAPATS, encoded by the coding sequence GTGATCCGTTCTCACGAAGCCGGAGAGCTGCGAGCCTCGCACGTCGGCCAGGAAGTCGTCCTCGCCGGGTGGGTGGCCAAGCGCCGCGACCATGGGGGTGTCGCCTTCATCGATCTGCGCGACGCGTCTGGCATCTGCCAGGTCGTCGTCCGTGACGAGTACCTGGTCTCCGCAGGCATCCACGATCTGCGCAACGAGTTCTGCATCAAGGTCACGGGCGCCGTCGACGCCCGGACGCCTGAGAACGTGAACCCCAACATCCCGACGGGTGAGGTCGAGGTCGCCATCCGCGAGCTGGAGGTGCTCAACCCCGCAGCGCCGCTGCCGTTCCAGATCGACGAGCGCACCACCGTCGGCGAGGAGGCCCGCCTCCGCTACCGCTACCTCGATCTGCGTCGGCCGCGTCAGCACGAGGCGCTCGTGCTCCGCTCGAAGGTGACCCACACCATCCGCCAGGTCCTGGACCAGCACAACTTCTACGACATCGAGACCCCGACGCTGACGCGCTCGACCCCCGAGGGCGCACGCGACTTCATCGTCCCCGCCCGCCTGCACCCGGGCAAGTGGTACGCCCTGCCGCAGAGCCCGCAGCTGTTCAAGCAGCTGCTCATGGTCGGCGGCATGGAGCGCTACTACCAGATCGCGCGCTGCTACCGCGACGAGGACTTCCGCGCCGACCGGCAGCCGGAGTTCACCCAGCTCGACATCGAGATGAGCTTCGTCGACCAGGACGACGTCATCGCGCTCGCCGAGAAGGTCATGGCCGCCTGCTGGCAGCTGATCGGCGTGGAGATGCCGACGCCCCTGCCGCGGATGACGTGGCACGACGCCATGGACAACTACGGCTCGGACAAGCCCGACCTGCGCTTCGATCTGAAGATCCGCGAACTGACCGAGTTCTTCAAGGACACCCCGTTCCGTGTCTTCCAGGCCCCCTATGTGGGAGGCGTGGTCATGCCCGGCGGCGCATCGCTGCCGCGGCGTCAGTTCGACGCCTGGCAGGAGTGGGCCAAGCAGCGCGGCGCCAAGGGGCTCGCCTACATCACGGTCGGTGAGGACGGCACGCTCGGCGGGCCCGTCGCCAAGAACATCACGGAGGCCGAGCGCGACGGCATCGCCGCGGTCATGGACGCCAAGCCCGGCGATGCCATCTTCTTCGGCGCCGGCGCCCGCGAGGCGTCGCAGGAGCTCCTCGGCGCCGCGCGCCTCGAGATCGGACGCCGCACCGGTCTGATCGACGAGAACGCTTGGAGCTTCCTCTGGGTCGTCGACGCTCCGATGTTCAAGTCGACCGCCGACGCGCAGGCCTCGGGTGACGTGGCGCTGGGTCACGGCAAGTGGACCGCGGTCCACCACGCGTTCACGTCCCCGAAGCCCGAGTCGATGGACACCTTCGACACGGATCCCGGCTCGGCGCTCAGCTACGGCTACGACTTCGTCTGCAACGGCAACGAGGTGGGCGGCGGCTCGATCCGTATCCACCGGCGCGACGTGCAGGAGCGGGTGCTGGCGGTCATGGGTATCTCCGAGGACGAGGCGCAGGAGCAGTTCGGCTTCCTGATCGATGCCTTCCAGTTCGGCGCCCCGCCGCACGGCGGCATCGCGTTCGGCCTCGACCGACTCGTGATGCTGCTGGGTGGCTTCGACACGATCCGCGACGTCATCGCCTTCCCGAAGAGCGGTGGCGGGTTCGACCCGCTGACCGAGGCGCCGGCGGCCATCACGCCGCAGCAGCGCAAGGAGGCCGGCGTCGACGCCAAGCCGGAGCCCAAGGACGACGCGGCCGCGGCGGCACCAGCCACGAGCTGA